In Deinococcus proteolyticus MRP, a single genomic region encodes these proteins:
- the pnp gene encoding polyribonucleotide nucleotidyltransferase: MLGKTYKTVLGGRELTIETGRLAKLVSGSVTLRYGDTLLLVTAQARQEKSTLDFLPLTVEFEEKHYAVGKIPGSFSRREGRPGERAILSARITDRQIRPLFPKGYRHETQVIITVLSADQQNAPDVLGPIGAAAALSISDIPWGGPTACVRVGRVDGQFVINPTAVQLERSDLDLVVAGTRDAVMMVEAGAQVVAEDELVDAIEFAHAEMQGVLDLIDTMRAELGREKFNYLADGELAPDLVPELAEAARASGLRDALLTLKKQDRSANLKALRDRLIQDRVPEGEVDGAAARIEELKAAFSKVEKQELRRLILEEDLRADGRDTRTVRPIWTEVRPLPRAHGSAIFTRGETQVLGVTTLGTERDEILIDDLTEDTGDKFLLHYNFPPYSTGEVKRMGAQSRREVGHGNLAKRALSAVLPPFEEFPYVIRVVGEVLESNGSSSMATVCSGALSLMDAGVPIKAPVAGVAMGLVMEGDRYRILTDILGLEDALGDMDFKVCGTAEGVTALQMDIKIGGITPAIMREALAQAKEARLHILGKMAEVLPAPRAELSPTAPRIISMRIDPELIGKVIGPGGKQVRELEAMGAQVTIEEDGLVRIFSANGEAAKAVQERITAVTYQPKVGDEFEGTVVKIAPFGAFINLFPGQDGMLHISQMSEERIEMVEEVLLLNQKVRVKIVNIDERGKIDLIRPELEGKVPPREPRAPRGDRRGGDRDRGPRRERSDRPQSERAQSERPQGERAQGERPRGEWGRQDSPQQVGAAPAAEAALQEAARAPQQTPPAAAEQPELSRLTFGPGSSTAGEPDSEG; the protein is encoded by the coding sequence ATGTTAGGAAAGACTTACAAGACGGTGCTGGGTGGCCGTGAACTGACCATCGAAACGGGCCGACTCGCCAAGCTGGTCAGCGGCTCGGTCACGCTGCGCTACGGCGACACCCTGCTGCTGGTCACCGCCCAGGCCCGGCAAGAGAAAAGCACCCTGGATTTCCTGCCGCTGACCGTGGAGTTCGAGGAAAAGCATTACGCCGTCGGCAAGATTCCCGGGAGTTTCAGCCGCCGTGAAGGCCGCCCCGGCGAGCGCGCCATTCTCTCGGCGCGCATCACCGACCGGCAGATTCGCCCACTGTTTCCCAAGGGTTACCGCCACGAAACCCAGGTCATCATCACGGTGCTGAGCGCCGACCAGCAGAACGCCCCCGACGTGCTGGGGCCTATCGGCGCGGCCGCCGCCCTGAGCATCTCCGATATTCCCTGGGGCGGCCCCACCGCCTGCGTACGGGTAGGCCGGGTGGACGGACAGTTCGTTATCAACCCCACCGCCGTGCAGCTGGAGCGCTCCGACCTGGACCTGGTGGTGGCCGGCACCCGGGACGCCGTGATGATGGTCGAAGCCGGCGCACAGGTGGTGGCCGAAGACGAGCTGGTGGACGCCATCGAATTCGCCCACGCTGAAATGCAGGGCGTCTTGGACCTGATTGACACCATGCGTGCCGAGCTGGGCCGCGAAAAGTTCAATTACCTCGCGGACGGGGAGCTGGCTCCCGATCTGGTCCCCGAGCTGGCCGAAGCCGCCCGCGCCAGCGGCCTGCGCGACGCTCTGCTGACGCTGAAAAAGCAGGACCGCAGCGCCAACCTCAAGGCCCTGCGTGACCGGCTGATTCAGGACCGGGTGCCCGAAGGCGAAGTGGACGGCGCTGCAGCGCGGATTGAAGAACTCAAGGCCGCCTTCTCCAAAGTGGAAAAGCAGGAACTGCGCCGCCTGATTCTGGAAGAGGACCTGCGTGCCGATGGCCGCGACACCCGCACCGTGCGCCCCATCTGGACGGAAGTGCGGCCCCTGCCCCGTGCACACGGCAGCGCCATCTTCACCCGTGGCGAGACCCAGGTGCTGGGCGTGACCACCCTGGGCACCGAGCGCGATGAAATCCTGATTGACGACCTCACCGAAGACACCGGCGACAAGTTCCTGCTGCACTACAACTTCCCGCCCTACTCCACCGGCGAAGTTAAGCGGATGGGCGCGCAGTCGCGGCGCGAGGTGGGTCACGGCAACCTCGCCAAGCGGGCACTGAGTGCAGTGCTGCCCCCCTTCGAGGAGTTCCCGTACGTGATTCGCGTGGTGGGCGAAGTGCTGGAATCCAACGGCTCCAGCTCCATGGCGACCGTGTGCAGCGGCGCTCTCTCGCTGATGGACGCGGGCGTACCCATCAAGGCTCCCGTGGCCGGCGTGGCGATGGGCCTGGTGATGGAAGGGGACCGCTACCGCATCCTCACCGACATCCTGGGCCTGGAAGACGCACTGGGCGATATGGATTTCAAGGTCTGCGGCACGGCCGAGGGCGTCACGGCGCTGCAGATGGACATCAAGATTGGTGGTATCACGCCTGCCATCATGCGCGAAGCGCTCGCGCAGGCCAAAGAAGCCCGGCTGCACATCCTGGGCAAGATGGCCGAAGTGCTGCCTGCCCCGCGTGCGGAGCTGTCGCCTACGGCTCCCCGCATCATCTCCATGCGCATTGACCCTGAACTGATCGGCAAGGTCATCGGCCCCGGCGGCAAGCAGGTGCGCGAGCTGGAGGCGATGGGAGCCCAGGTGACCATCGAGGAAGACGGCCTGGTGCGGATTTTCAGCGCCAATGGCGAAGCGGCCAAAGCGGTGCAGGAGCGCATCACTGCGGTCACCTACCAGCCCAAGGTGGGTGACGAATTCGAAGGCACGGTGGTCAAGATTGCGCCGTTCGGGGCATTCATCAACCTGTTCCCCGGCCAGGACGGCATGCTGCACATCTCGCAGATGAGCGAGGAGCGCATCGAGATGGTGGAAGAGGTGCTGCTGCTGAACCAGAAAGTGCGCGTCAAGATCGTCAACATCGACGAGCGCGGCAAGATTGACCTGATTCGCCCGGAGCTGGAAGGCAAGGTCCCTCCCCGTGAACCCCGCGCTCCACGTGGCGACCGCCGAGGCGGCGACCGCGACCGTGGCCCCCGCCGTGAACGCAGCGACCGGCCCCAGAGTGAGCGGGCACAGAGTGAGCGACCTCAGGGTGAGCGGGCCCAGGGCGAACGCCCACGCGGTGAGTGGGGCCGCCAGGACAGCCCACAGCAAGTCGGTGCGGCCCCAGCTGCCGAAGCGGCCCTGCAGGAGGCGGCGCGGGCACCACAGCAGACGCCCCCCGCAGCGGCCGAGCAGCCGGAACTTAGCCGCCTCACCTTCGGCCCTGGCAGCTCTACCGCCGGCGAGCCGGACAGCGAGGGCTGA
- the folK gene encoding 2-amino-4-hydroxy-6-hydroxymethyldihydropteridine diphosphokinase, translated as MTQPRMTHAYVALGANLGEPLPTLRRAVAGLRELGEVEGVSRLYCTAPVGGPPGQPDYLNAVAALKTALNPLALLDGLQALEAQAGRTRTVRWEARTLDLDLILYGQAVLAWERLTVPHPLAWERAFVLAPLADLAPELRHPVSGETVLAALQRTGIPDSMTVKSAAWDR; from the coding sequence ATGACGCAGCCTCGTATGACGCACGCCTATGTGGCGCTGGGGGCCAACCTGGGCGAGCCGCTGCCTACGCTGCGTAGGGCAGTGGCAGGCCTACGTGAGCTGGGCGAAGTGGAGGGGGTCAGCCGCCTGTACTGCACCGCCCCGGTCGGCGGGCCGCCGGGACAGCCCGACTATCTGAATGCGGTGGCCGCGCTGAAGACGGCCCTGAACCCGCTGGCGCTGCTGGACGGGTTGCAGGCGCTTGAAGCCCAGGCCGGGCGCACACGCACCGTGCGCTGGGAGGCCCGCACGCTGGACCTGGACCTGATTCTGTACGGACAGGCTGTGCTGGCCTGGGAGCGGCTGACTGTACCGCACCCGCTGGCCTGGGAGCGCGCCTTCGTGCTGGCGCCGCTGGCGGACCTGGCCCCGGAACTGCGCCACCCGGTGAGCGGAGAAACGGTTCTTGCGGCACTGCAGCGGACCGGTATACCGGACAGCATGACTGTGAAAAGCGCCGCCTGGGACCGCTGA
- the folB gene encoding dihydroneopterin aldolase, giving the protein MNSRVVLQGLEFFARHGVFAAETELGARFVVDAELHYPFADLNDDLSGAVNYAEAYALIAQLVTQERFDLIETLAARIARGLLAAHLPLQRVTVRVHKPAAPVAGIFRDIYAELTLDRETQSA; this is encoded by the coding sequence ATGAACAGCCGTGTGGTCCTGCAAGGCTTGGAATTCTTTGCGAGGCACGGGGTTTTTGCTGCCGAGACTGAACTGGGGGCCCGCTTCGTGGTGGACGCTGAGCTGCACTACCCCTTCGCTGACCTGAACGACGATCTGAGCGGAGCCGTGAACTATGCCGAAGCCTACGCTTTGATAGCCCAGCTGGTGACGCAGGAGCGCTTTGATTTGATTGAAACGCTGGCTGCCCGTATAGCCCGGGGCCTACTGGCCGCCCACCTACCCCTGCAGCGGGTCACGGTGCGTGTGCACAAACCGGCAGCGCCGGTGGCGGGCATTTTCCGCGACATCTACGCCGAACTGACCCTGGACCGTGAGACGCAGAGCGCATGA
- the folP gene encoding dihydropteroate synthase, translating to MTVAWPRRLHRLRFRRPLPASPGVLQDADGWWLHWRGCAVMGILNVTPDSFSDGGRYAGLTAAVAQAESLHRAGALIIDVGGESTRPGSMGVDAAEEIDRVRPVVAALAERGFLVSVDTLKAEVAAAALQAGAHLVNDVSGLRDQQMVQVCAEAGAPACLMHMQGAPRTMQDSPQYEDVVAEVHSYLRCEAERVQAAGVPDVLLDPGLGFGKTLEHNLSLLRAVPDLAASPWPVLIGASRKGMIGALSGEQDPAQRDPGSLALHLHAARAGAAMVRVHAVAQHVQALKVQAGLDVLPGAGGER from the coding sequence ATGACTGTGGCCTGGCCGAGACGCCTGCACCGCCTGCGGTTCCGCCGCCCTTTGCCCGCTTCGCCGGGTGTCTTGCAGGATGCGGACGGATGGTGGCTGCACTGGCGTGGCTGCGCTGTGATGGGCATTTTGAATGTGACCCCCGATTCCTTTAGCGATGGCGGGCGGTATGCCGGGCTGACTGCTGCCGTCGCCCAGGCAGAGAGCCTGCACCGTGCCGGGGCCCTTATCATCGATGTGGGTGGGGAGAGCACCCGCCCTGGTTCTATGGGGGTAGATGCCGCCGAGGAAATTGACCGGGTGCGGCCGGTGGTAGCGGCGCTGGCGGAGCGGGGCTTTCTGGTCAGTGTGGATACCCTCAAGGCCGAGGTGGCAGCTGCGGCCCTGCAAGCTGGCGCACACCTGGTCAACGACGTGTCGGGACTGCGTGACCAGCAGATGGTGCAGGTTTGTGCGGAAGCCGGGGCGCCTGCTTGCCTGATGCACATGCAGGGTGCCCCCCGCACGATGCAGGACAGCCCCCAGTACGAGGATGTGGTGGCCGAGGTTCACAGCTATCTGCGCTGCGAGGCGGAGCGGGTTCAGGCTGCTGGTGTGCCGGACGTGCTGCTGGACCCGGGCCTGGGCTTCGGCAAGACGCTGGAGCACAACCTCAGCCTGCTGCGGGCAGTGCCGGACCTGGCAGCTTCGCCCTGGCCGGTGCTGATTGGGGCCAGCCGCAAGGGCATGATTGGTGCCCTGTCGGGGGAACAGGACCCGGCGCAGCGCGACCCTGGTTCACTGGCGCTGCACCTGCATGCAGCACGGGCCGGAGCAGCGATGGTGCGAGTGCATGCGGTGGCCCAACATGTCCAGGCGCTGAAAGTGCAGGCGGGTTTAGATGTCTTGCCTGGAGCTGGAGGTGAGAGATGA
- a CDS encoding ImmA/IrrE family metallo-endopeptidase has translation MSVPAPAFQELKARMQGLAADYAASLPAQDMSSMILGLEGILPQVPQVKAVPLGDRDGAYDPEHHLILIDSAASPQRQRFTLAHEISHALLLNDDDLLSDVHDLFEGERLEQAIETLCNVGAAAMLMPPALVHDVIGRFGPTGRALSELARRADVSASAALYTLAAETETAVLYAVCGAGRAAGDSLQVRASAASPSFPYSLSPGTAIPADHPVQEARASGLPVEAVSYLPFRSGRRMPAYVTAYPAGGLVAAAFALGKAQLERLGAASAAGAAAES, from the coding sequence TTGTCCGTCCCTGCTCCGGCCTTTCAGGAGCTGAAAGCCAGGATGCAGGGACTGGCTGCTGACTATGCAGCTTCTCTGCCTGCACAGGACATGTCCAGTATGATTCTGGGTTTGGAAGGCATCTTGCCGCAAGTGCCGCAGGTGAAAGCTGTGCCTCTGGGAGACCGCGATGGGGCGTATGACCCAGAACACCATCTGATTCTGATTGACAGTGCCGCCAGCCCGCAGCGCCAGCGCTTTACTCTCGCTCACGAAATCAGCCACGCCCTGCTGCTGAATGATGATGACCTCCTCAGTGACGTGCACGACCTGTTCGAGGGGGAACGGTTGGAGCAGGCCATCGAGACGCTGTGCAACGTGGGCGCGGCCGCCATGCTGATGCCGCCTGCCCTGGTCCATGACGTTATTGGACGTTTCGGGCCCACGGGGCGGGCGCTCAGTGAGCTGGCCCGGCGAGCTGACGTCAGCGCTTCGGCGGCGCTTTATACGCTGGCCGCCGAAACGGAAACGGCTGTTCTGTACGCTGTCTGCGGTGCTGGGCGTGCAGCGGGCGATTCTCTACAGGTGCGCGCCAGTGCAGCTTCACCCTCCTTTCCCTACAGCCTGTCGCCGGGGACAGCTATTCCGGCAGACCATCCGGTGCAGGAAGCCAGGGCGAGTGGGCTGCCGGTGGAAGCGGTCAGCTATCTGCCCTTCCGTTCTGGCCGCCGAATGCCGGCTTACGTGACGGCTTACCCTGCAGGTGGGCTGGTCGCGGCCGCTTTTGCGCTCGGAAAAGCCCAGCTGGAGCGTCTGGGCGCAGCTTCCGCTGCCGGGGCGGCAGCAGAGAGCTAG
- a CDS encoding acyl-CoA-binding protein: MATEFEQAQQDVNTLSKKPGNDTLLKLYGLYKQATEGDVTGERPGGFDFRGAAKYDAWQTQQGKSREQAQQDYIDLVQELLRQDQA, encoded by the coding sequence ATGGCAACCGAATTCGAACAGGCTCAGCAGGACGTGAACACTCTCAGCAAGAAGCCGGGCAACGACACCTTGCTGAAGCTGTACGGTCTGTACAAACAGGCCACCGAGGGTGATGTGACTGGCGAGCGTCCTGGCGGGTTCGACTTCCGTGGAGCTGCAAAATACGATGCCTGGCAGACCCAGCAAGGCAAGAGCCGCGAGCAGGCTCAGCAGGACTACATCGACCTGGTCCAGGAACTGCTCCGCCAGGACCAGGCCTAA
- a CDS encoding toxic anion resistance protein, which yields MTDHDLQLVPPEPLEAPRPVPVIRQEQGDEMVRLGDSEKADLQRRAEEFVTGLLSGDSQSPNFTGGTRSLHNLGQEEIRRASSVSSRLLDRPMASQKGLQEGEGGKVASGLLDLRRTIESLDPSRESGFSAKKLLGIIPFGRKAENYFQRYQSSQAHLNAILNTLYRGQDELRKDNASIEQEKVGLWELMHKLRGYIQLSRAIDENLTARLPELQARDPEMARVVQEELLFAVRQRTTDLLTQLAVSVQGYMALDLVRRNNLELIKGVDRATTTTVSALRTAVIVSQALSSQKLVLDQITALNSTTTGMIEATSAMLRQQGAQIQQQASSATIDVNRLQAAFDNIYAALDDVSTYRLQALDSFAQTTAALQQQVDSANTYLNRERRVLDSDLTRQLTDSPDELKLKL from the coding sequence ATGACCGACCATGACCTGCAACTTGTTCCGCCCGAGCCTCTCGAAGCTCCCCGGCCCGTTCCTGTGATTCGTCAGGAGCAGGGTGACGAGATGGTCCGACTCGGCGACAGCGAGAAGGCCGACCTTCAGCGCCGCGCTGAGGAGTTCGTCACCGGTCTGCTGAGCGGCGACAGCCAGAGCCCGAATTTCACTGGCGGCACCCGTTCGCTACACAACCTGGGTCAGGAGGAAATCCGTCGGGCGTCCAGTGTCAGCAGCCGCCTGCTGGACCGGCCGATGGCCTCCCAGAAGGGGCTGCAAGAGGGCGAGGGCGGCAAAGTGGCCAGCGGCCTGCTGGACCTGCGCCGCACCATCGAGAGCCTTGACCCGTCACGTGAGAGCGGGTTCAGTGCCAAGAAGCTGCTGGGCATCATTCCCTTTGGCCGCAAGGCCGAGAACTACTTCCAGCGCTATCAGTCCTCACAGGCGCACCTCAACGCCATTCTGAACACCCTCTACCGGGGGCAGGATGAACTGCGCAAGGACAACGCCTCCATCGAGCAGGAAAAGGTGGGGCTCTGGGAGCTGATGCACAAGCTGCGGGGCTACATCCAGCTTTCACGTGCCATCGATGAGAACTTGACCGCCCGCCTGCCCGAATTGCAGGCCCGCGACCCGGAGATGGCGCGGGTGGTGCAGGAAGAACTGCTGTTTGCAGTTCGCCAGCGGACCACCGACCTGCTGACCCAGCTGGCCGTGAGCGTGCAGGGGTACATGGCTCTGGACCTGGTCCGCCGCAATAATCTGGAGCTGATCAAAGGCGTGGACCGCGCCACGACCACCACCGTCAGCGCCCTGCGGACCGCCGTCATCGTGTCGCAGGCACTGAGCAGCCAGAAACTGGTGCTGGACCAAATTACGGCGCTGAACTCCACCACGACCGGCATGATCGAAGCGACGTCCGCCATGCTGCGCCAGCAGGGAGCACAGATTCAGCAGCAGGCCAGCAGCGCTACCATTGACGTGAACCGTCTGCAGGCTGCGTTCGACAACATCTATGCCGCGCTGGACGATGTCAGCACTTACCGTTTGCAGGCACTTGATTCCTTCGCACAGACCACCGCAGCCTTGCAGCAGCAGGTGGACAGTGCCAACACCTATCTGAACCGTGAGCGCCGCGTGTTGGACAGCGACCTGACCCGTCAGCTCACTGACAGTCCTGACGAGCTGAAACTCAAGCTCTAA
- the msrB gene encoding peptide-methionine (R)-S-oxide reductase MsrB, whose amino-acid sequence MTKPNWTPEGYRKPADADLRAQLTPEQYQVTQHEGTERAFTGEYWDTAEDGIYVDVVSGEPLFSSRDKYDAGCGWPSFTRPIAQLTEKTDFKLMYPRTEVRSQVADSHLGHVFPDGPQDQGGLRYCINSAALRFVPLSQLDAEGYGEYRQLFG is encoded by the coding sequence ATGACCAAACCCAACTGGACGCCCGAGGGCTACCGTAAGCCGGCCGACGCGGACCTGCGTGCACAGCTGACCCCTGAGCAGTATCAGGTGACCCAGCACGAGGGCACCGAGCGAGCCTTCACCGGCGAGTACTGGGATACGGCCGAGGACGGCATCTATGTAGATGTGGTGTCGGGCGAGCCGCTGTTCAGCTCCCGCGACAAGTACGACGCCGGCTGCGGCTGGCCCAGCTTCACCCGGCCCATCGCCCAGCTGACTGAGAAGACCGACTTCAAGCTGATGTATCCCCGCACCGAGGTCCGCTCACAGGTGGCCGACTCGCACCTGGGCCACGTTTTCCCGGACGGCCCACAGGACCAGGGCGGGCTGCGTTACTGCATCAATTCGGCGGCGCTGCGCTTCGTACCGCTCTCGCAGCTGGACGCCGAGGGCTACGGAGAATACCGCCAGCTGTTTGGCTGA
- a CDS encoding DsbA family oxidoreductase, translating into MTLSTTALPTAHPNSAPRLSIDIWSDIVCPFCYIGKRELERALADFPQREQVDIRWHSFELDPSISADPGGTLVQAIAAKYGLDEAQAAASQEQIAARAASVGLEFNWCQARFGTTFDAHRLVHLAGKHGLADAAHERLMRAYFTEGQLVSDPAVLRRLGAEIGLPADEVERLLDGHEYAYDVRADEARAGALGIRGVPFFVLGGQYGVSGAQPAAVLRAALEQAWAAQHPQPLTLLGETGEACEDGACAVPAQPGSGSQDS; encoded by the coding sequence ATGACCCTTTCTACGACGGCCCTGCCCACGGCTCATCCCAATTCTGCGCCCCGTCTGAGCATCGACATCTGGTCGGATATCGTTTGCCCGTTCTGCTACATCGGCAAGCGCGAACTGGAGCGTGCCCTGGCCGACTTTCCGCAGCGTGAGCAGGTGGATATTCGCTGGCACAGCTTCGAGCTGGACCCCAGCATCTCCGCCGATCCGGGCGGCACCCTGGTGCAGGCCATTGCAGCCAAGTACGGCCTAGACGAGGCCCAGGCTGCCGCTTCCCAGGAGCAGATCGCGGCGCGGGCGGCCTCGGTGGGGCTGGAGTTCAACTGGTGTCAGGCCCGCTTCGGCACCACTTTCGATGCCCACCGGCTGGTGCATCTGGCCGGGAAGCATGGCCTGGCAGACGCAGCGCACGAGCGGCTGATGCGCGCCTACTTTACCGAAGGTCAGCTGGTGTCCGACCCGGCTGTGCTGCGCCGTCTGGGAGCTGAAATCGGCCTACCTGCAGACGAGGTGGAGCGGCTGCTGGACGGCCACGAGTACGCCTACGATGTCCGCGCCGACGAAGCCCGCGCCGGCGCCCTGGGCATCCGGGGAGTGCCGTTTTTCGTGCTGGGTGGGCAGTACGGGGTCAGCGGTGCCCAGCCGGCCGCCGTGCTGCGTGCGGCGCTGGAGCAGGCCTGGGCTGCTCAGCATCCCCAGCCACTCACGCTGTTGGGCGAGACCGGTGAAGCCTGCGAGGACGGAGCCTGCGCTGTGCCTGCGCAACCCGGCAGCGGCAGTCAGGATTCCTGA
- a CDS encoding NAD(P)H-dependent flavin oxidoreductase, whose protein sequence is MPAHTAVPSRLPLIQAPMAGVTTPELVAAVSEAGALGSLGAGYLSGERLSAEMARIRQRSEQPFMVNLFVPDPEPQFSAAELAAALEALQPTLDDLGLPRPALNPPYAADFGEQLRALLAQPPAAVSFTFGLPPAAVVQQLQARGTQVWITVTSREEAQQATQLGPDALVAQGSAAGGHRGGWQADALAPTLELTRELLELGLPVMAAGGLMTPADVRRALDAGAAAAQCGTAFLLAHEAGTSAPYRAALERARWGGEAAKTVLTRGPSGRLARGLANRLAAVDTVLPYPAQNALTQPLRAEATRQHRPEWLSLWAGKRVAELTGEQSAAALVAWLTSEL, encoded by the coding sequence ATGCCCGCACATACTGCTGTCCCCTCCCGCCTGCCCCTGATTCAGGCCCCGATGGCTGGCGTGACCACCCCGGAGCTGGTCGCGGCGGTCAGCGAGGCCGGAGCGCTGGGGTCGCTGGGCGCCGGCTACCTGAGCGGCGAACGGCTTTCAGCAGAGATGGCCCGCATCCGTCAGCGGAGTGAACAGCCGTTCATGGTGAACCTGTTCGTGCCGGACCCGGAGCCGCAGTTCAGCGCCGCCGAGCTGGCCGCTGCCCTGGAGGCGCTACAGCCCACGCTGGATGACCTGGGACTTCCCCGCCCGGCCCTAAACCCGCCTTACGCCGCCGACTTTGGCGAACAGCTGAGGGCGCTGCTGGCCCAGCCACCCGCAGCCGTGTCCTTTACCTTCGGGCTGCCCCCGGCAGCGGTGGTGCAGCAGTTGCAGGCGAGGGGCACCCAGGTCTGGATCACTGTGACCAGCCGGGAAGAAGCGCAGCAGGCTACGCAGCTCGGGCCTGATGCCCTGGTGGCTCAGGGCAGCGCGGCGGGCGGACACCGGGGCGGCTGGCAGGCCGATGCGCTGGCCCCCACCCTGGAGCTGACGCGGGAGCTGCTGGAGCTGGGCCTGCCGGTCATGGCCGCCGGCGGCCTGATGACCCCGGCCGACGTTCGCCGGGCGCTGGACGCCGGAGCCGCCGCTGCGCAGTGCGGCACTGCTTTCCTGCTGGCCCACGAAGCCGGCACCTCGGCGCCCTACCGGGCAGCGCTGGAACGGGCACGGTGGGGCGGCGAGGCAGCCAAGACCGTGCTGACGCGTGGACCTTCGGGCCGGCTGGCGCGGGGGCTGGCCAACCGGCTGGCAGCGGTAGACACGGTTCTTCCCTACCCGGCCCAGAACGCCCTGACCCAGCCGCTGCGGGCCGAAGCCACCCGGCAGCACCGGCCCGAGTGGCTGAGCCTGTGGGCCGGCAAGCGGGTGGCAGAGCTGACCGGGGAACAGAGCGCCGCTGCACTGGTGGCCTGGCTGACATCCGAGCTGTAG